Genomic window (Zingiber officinale cultivar Zhangliang chromosome 2B, Zo_v1.1, whole genome shotgun sequence):
ACTAGAACCAGCTATCAACTTTGGAGTATGTATTCCAACAAATCCCTCAGATCGCAGAAATCGCCTAAACACCTAGACATAtggttaaaatatttataaaacacATTTTCACAAAATTATCTCAATcaaatgtattttaaaaaaaaggcagcccggtgcacaaagctcccgctatgcggggtcccggggaaggatccattgtacgcagccttaccttgctttttgcaagaggctgtttccaggatttgaacccgtgacctaaAATCAAATGCATTTTAAGAAGAGATATTTTACATGTAAATCAATAGAAAACTCTCCTACCTTATTGCCCTTATATAGTTCAAAAAGGCCCCTGAAAATTATTAATTAAGGTAgaaatgaagtaaaaaaaaaaaaactttttaggtCTTTTTTACATGATTCCTTCGAGAATATCTTATAATGAATAATTACACCCTTGTCAATACAGTTTATTTCTCACTTGAGGTTGAGACCAGTGATCAAGAATTTAAAGGCAAATCCTCATTCCAATATATGCTGATGAAAAAGACTGCATGTAATGCATTGAGTGGATACAGACCTTAAGAAGTGGATACTCCCATGTAACAAACAATGCTGCTTCTATTTCAAGATTGCAAACAGCAAGTCaactttagttttttttatttgactTGACCATGAGGTGTCCTCACACCACATTTGGTGTGAGACTGTTCTTTATCACGGTGAAGTGGTAAGGATAAGCCAATTTTAGTTAATCACAAGAATTTGACAGGCAAAATACCGACCATATATCAGCACATGGCACAAATGGATGGCCTAtggaaattcaaaaagttttttaCAAAGGGTCTCTAGACAAGAAATtaaacaaaaagaaataataaatatatCATTGTTAACCATAAGGTGCATCTAGTAACAAGTTGCAGAAGTATTTAAGAAactaaatttaaacaaaatttatttattgatGTAGATTTACTTAGcacaaaagaaaatttatttggaaaagCCAGATGTGGAACATGAGTAGAAGCTTACATCCTCCACATGACACTGAATGCGAAAAATTGCCTGGTTTGCAGGAGTCCGTATGTCAAGAACTCTGTAATTCAAACGTGTATCTTGACCAACACGAACAAATTGCTCTCCAGTCTGTCATTCAGAGTTGTCTTGAAAGTTAGAAAATGAAGTTTTTGGTTTATTTCACAAAAATAAAGAACTCAATGTTTCACTTCCAGTATAAAACCACttctttttaaagaatttaaaatttcaTAAGTAAAAGAATCAAATTTCATTACTAACCTGTTCTGCCTTTTCAATTTCTTTCTCGCTCCGTGCTGCATCTTCAATATTAATAGGAAGATTAGGCACAGATCTGTTGAcacaatataattttttaatttgaactTCCACCTGCAAACAAGTATCAGGTTATTAAATTGACTTTCCACTTAAATGTACATTTACTAAGCCAACAATCTCTTCCATGTAAAAGACACGTCTTATGTTTTTTACATAATATACTAAGGCACCCGAATTAAGTAAGTAGCATAGAAGAAGTGTATGATCGTGCATACAGCTAACAAACAAGTAAAACTGACGTCTGATGTTAGAAAAGTTAGGGAAACAATTAGCAAGTTGAGCAATCTCGTATTGGCACGTGAAGTATATTGAAGAACTCCTGATAAAAGTTGGAAACGTTCAACTAGAGAAAAAAACTAGATGCAAGCAGCAACAGTAATTTTGACTATCTTCTTGAATTACCAATTAGTACTCTCTGATCTCTGAATTCCCTATTTTATAGTATTTGATAAATGGTAACATTCACAATGAAGGATCAATTCTTCGCAGCAAACGTCAATTTCATCGACAAAAATTTGAACTTTCAAACACAGACAGCACTTGATGGCAAAAGAATACAAGGACGAGCAACTTACTTGCTGGGTCGTTCCCTTTATTGGATCTTTGGGAACTGAAACTATCCCCTGAATGTCTACAATTGATTCCTTGCTGAGCGCTGTGGCAAATTTCACCATTTGAGGGCTCACAGACTCCTTATCGACAGAGAGCACGCACTGGACTGTGCTCATGTACTGCCTCAGGACAAGAAAAGCCATTTTCTTGCTCACCGGCCTAATCGTCTGGGCGACTCCCCGGATGAGCACCGACTGGCCAGAGTGCTGGGTCTCCAGCGCGCTGATCTCAGTCCACTCCCGGCCGCTGATGGCCTTGGATTGGATCTCCTCGACCAGGACGTCGCCGTAATTGGTGGCGAATGGATCAGCCTCCGCGAGATTATCCCGACCGGCGGCTGTCGACGCGGAAGACTGCTGCTTGCGATCCTCCTTGGCCTCCTTCTTGGCCAGCTTCTTGGCCTGCTTCTTGCTGAGGGTCGTCCCGGCCAACTCGTCGGCGACTCCATCGGCGGTCAGCGGAGGTGGTTGGGAGGCGGTCGCGGGATCGGTTGACGCCATCACTAGCTACGGTAAGCAAAACCCTAGCACTGCTTTTTCCGACTTTCCCACCTGTTTATACATCAGCAGATTAGATGGTCGTCGAGTTCAGATCCTCTGTATCCTTGTGTCCCATGTCCCCTCGCTGATCTAACGGATTAGAACATATCTTAAGGATACAATACACATCATGAAATTGTAATGACAGTCTAATCCACGAGAAACATGAGGACAAGAGAATCTCGGGATAAAAGATTTGAACTACTCGACCATTGTCGtcgaattatttttctattttttcttatCGGGTAATAATCAAGGTAATCAATCGGATaatataatcaaaattaattataatattaattattttatttaataaattttaaaattataatataatgtattctaaattataaaaataataaaattttataatatggaATATA
Coding sequences:
- the LOC122046042 gene encoding aspartate--tRNA ligase 2, cytoplasmic-like — protein: MASTDPATASQPPPLTADGVADELAGTTLSKKQAKKLAKKEAKEDRKQQSSASTAAGRDNLAEADPFATNYGDVLVEEIQSKAISGREWTEISALETQHSGQSVLIRGVAQTIRPVSKKMAFLVLRQYMSTVQCVLSVDKESVSPQMVKFATALSKESIVDIQGIVSVPKDPIKGTTQQVEVQIKKLYCVNRSVPNLPINIEDAARSEKEIEKAEQTGEQFVRVGQDTRLNYRVLDIRTPANQAIFRIQCHVEDVFRRFLRSEGFVGIHTPKLIAGSSEGGAAVFKLDYKGQPACLAQSPQLYKQMAICGGFGRVFEVGSVFRAEDSYTHRHLCEFVGLDVEMEIKEHYFEVCDIVDHLFVAMFDDLNENCKTELDGINKQYPFEPLKYLRKTLRLNFQEGIQMLKEAGVEVDPLGDLNTEAERKLGRLVREKYDTDFYILCRYPLAVRPFYTMPCYDDPAYSNSFDVFIRGEEIISGAQRVHLPELLTTRAEACGIEVKTISSYIDSFRYGAPPHGGFGVGLERVVMLFCALNNIRKTSLFPRDPQRLVP